From Geotalea uraniireducens Rf4:
TTCAATGACAGTGATACTGACGTCTTCAGCGGAGCTGGTAGTGGCGGCCATGCGCCAGGCGGCACCACAACTGGCCCGCGTCCATCCGACAACCTGATCGAACTGGGTCTGGAGGATGAATGGCTGTATGCGGTCAAATATGTGGAAGTCGGCCCCAACGGCGAGCGGATCGATAAGAAAGAGTACGTCACCAACTGGGAACAGACCATCAAGGGGCAGACTGACGACCCGATTCTGCAAAAAGTTCGTGAGGATGAACATCTCACAAATGAGGAAGAGGAGTTATTGGCTAAACGCCTCAATACTCCGAAGCACTTCTTCAACGAAGAGAACCTGCGCCGTGCCTACCGCAATCCAGGCGGAACCCTGATTGACTTTATCCGGGCGGCTCTGGGGCTACTAAAACTGAAAAGCACCGACGAGCGTTTGGATGAAAATTTCCGTGCCTGGCTGGTGGCCCGTTCCCTTACTTCGGAGCAGGCCGAATACCTGTCACTCCTCAAAAACCGAGGGATCGCCACCGGCAAACTGCAGTTGGAAGACCTCTTCTCTCCGCCTCTCTCCATCCTTAATGCCGCCGGAATCGGTGTGGAACTGTTCGGTGAAAAGGGGCTGAAAGAAGTTGTGGATGACATGAACGAAACCGTTTTCAAAGCAGCGAAAGGATATAAATAGCAATGAATGCTGATCTCCGCCGCAAACTCGACCACATTACCGACACCCTCTGGGCAGGAGGAGTCACCAACCCGGTAACCTACATTGAACAGATATCTTTTCTTATCTATCTGAAGTTATTGGATGAGGAAGAGACCAGCCGCGAACTGCGCGTCCGCCTCGGGGCCGGTAACAGCAGGTTTCTCTTTCCGGATCAGGCCGAGCGCTTCCGCTGGTCCAAGTGGCGCTTCAAGAGCGGAATTGAACTTAATGATTTCATCCGTGGGGAGGTCTTTCCCTACATGGCTTCGCTGGTTAAGGATGAGCCCCAGGTTGCCGAGTACTTCCGGGATGCCCGGTTAGAGATCAACGAAGTTGACGTTCTCAAACAGGTAGTGGATGAACTGGATTCCATCGAGTTCCGCAAGCTGGGACCGGATGTGAAGGGAGATATCTTCGAGTATCTCCTCACCCATCTGGGGCAGTCGGCTCTTAACGGCCAGTTCCGCACTCCCAAGCAAATCCGCTCCTTCATGGTTGCGATGGTCGATCCCGAATTCGGCGACACCATCGACGACCCGGCTTGCGGCACTGCCGGTTTCCTGATCGATGCCGTTGAATATCTGCTGGCCAAGTACAGCGAAAACCCACAAGAAATGCCGATCTACGGTGAAGAGTGGCTTGAGCGCAAGGGACTGACGCTGGACGAAGCCAAGAAGCAGATGCCCAATCTTCAGACCTATCGCAAAGGGCCGGGTGAGAAGATTCCTGACTGGGGGATACTGGAGGCGTCCATCTACGGCACCGACGTGTCGCGCCAGATGATGCGCATCTCCATGATGAATCTGGTGCTGCACGGTATCGGTAAGGCGCGGCTCAAGCGGGCCAATGTCCTCTCCGAAATGGGCGGACTCACCGAAGATGATCTGAACCGGAAATACAAGGTCAGTCTCTCCAATCCACCGTTTGCGGGGATGCTCCCCAAGGATTCGATCCGCCATGATCTTCCCACCAATTCCAAGAAGAGCGAACTGCTCTTTCTCGGCCTGATGATGGAGTCACTGGCTCCCGGTGGCCGCTGTGCCGTGGTTGTACCGGAAGGGGCGTTGTTCGGT
This genomic window contains:
- a CDS encoding type I restriction-modification system subunit M — protein: MNADLRRKLDHITDTLWAGGVTNPVTYIEQISFLIYLKLLDEEETSRELRVRLGAGNSRFLFPDQAERFRWSKWRFKSGIELNDFIRGEVFPYMASLVKDEPQVAEYFRDARLEINEVDVLKQVVDELDSIEFRKLGPDVKGDIFEYLLTHLGQSALNGQFRTPKQIRSFMVAMVDPEFGDTIDDPACGTAGFLIDAVEYLLAKYSENPQEMPIYGEEWLERKGLTLDEAKKQMPNLQTYRKGPGEKIPDWGILEASIYGTDVSRQMMRISMMNLVLHGIGKARLKRANVLSEMGGLTEDDLNRKYKVSLSNPPFAGMLPKDSIRHDLPTNSKKSELLFLGLMMESLAPGGRCAVVVPEGALFGSTGAHVELRKKLLQDFEVLAVVSLPAGVFKPYAGVKTSVLVFRRPANPPEQGKPATAKVWFYEIKNDGYDPDKITGGGRPETPEQNDIPTMLVAWEGYKAGKFSQPPGVEAGTVLKPGSPDPKCWWADYERIADSDANLGASRYKPTVGEDLSDEDPAELIHDVLMLEKNLVDGLEKLLQEVGSV